One genomic region from Natrinema caseinilyticum encodes:
- a CDS encoding efflux RND transporter permease subunit — MKPAERYAAFVTDHSKLIVAVMLVATLVVGSAAGSVDSGLSIASFSSDSTEAEKYDALQQNFTTDEENTTVVQVVIRGENVLSKESLLEGLRFQRAVADDPAVNATLRENRPMVGLSNVVATTAIRQSTADPRAGNATGGRSEPGARSATPSLDVQISQLESMSESDVEATVERVLDPDSQLGGPVDPYSLLSTDYEPGSTTAPGRVLFVFQDTSDATGDDLPQAVVDAQLELEDSSSRTISSSKSFVFGAGIVDEESTQATGESFAIISPVALLLILGVLGVAYRDLFDVALGLVGVALVLAWMAGFMGWAGIGVTQILIAVPFLLIGLSIDYALHVVMRYREAQLDDPDATPGEAMRRGLAGVVVAIGAATFTTSVGFLSNAVSPLESIREFGIVSGVGIVAAFLVFGLLLPALKLELDGLLGRIGLSRRKAAFGRAGAAGNVLSVGADVARRAPYVVIAIAVVLSVAGGAAATDIETSVDQTDFLPRDSPAWMDSLPESFQPSDYDLRENAEYINTNFAQSRDRSEAEFLIEGPVTDPDTLERIAAGTERAANTSSAVVLADGGLQVTGPLETIESVAETNETVAAMVAEADTDDDGVPDENLAAIYDAVYDAAPERAAATIHREDGEYRSLRLSVGLSGGADTGTITDEMRTVATTIEGETDLTVTATGRPIIEELVQQGLLTTLVDGFLITFGVIIVFLTLIFWLRYRTVTLGAVVLAPVLLAQAWLFGTMYLAGIAFTPETAIIAAIGIGIGVDYAIHIGERFLEEYHGRGDSITALRRTVRGTGGALLASAVTTAAGFGVLVLALVPSLQRFGFVTSVAIGYAFLASILVLPSLLAVWIRLTGYDGRAGAGA, encoded by the coding sequence ATGAAGCCGGCCGAGCGGTACGCGGCGTTCGTGACCGATCACAGCAAACTCATCGTCGCGGTCATGCTGGTGGCGACGCTGGTCGTCGGGAGCGCGGCCGGAAGCGTGGATTCGGGGCTTTCGATCGCGAGTTTCAGCAGCGATTCCACCGAAGCCGAGAAATACGACGCACTCCAGCAGAACTTCACGACCGACGAGGAGAACACGACGGTCGTTCAAGTCGTCATCCGGGGGGAAAACGTCCTTTCGAAGGAATCGCTCCTCGAGGGCTTGCGATTTCAGCGGGCCGTCGCCGACGATCCGGCAGTGAACGCGACGTTGCGCGAAAACCGCCCGATGGTCGGTCTGTCGAACGTCGTCGCGACGACGGCCATCCGCCAGTCGACGGCCGACCCCCGGGCCGGAAACGCGACCGGCGGGCGATCCGAGCCGGGTGCCCGGTCGGCGACACCGTCGCTCGACGTGCAGATCTCGCAACTCGAGTCGATGTCGGAGAGCGACGTCGAAGCGACCGTCGAACGCGTCCTGGATCCCGATTCGCAACTCGGAGGGCCGGTCGATCCCTACTCGCTTTTGTCGACCGACTACGAGCCGGGATCGACGACCGCGCCGGGACGCGTCCTGTTCGTGTTCCAGGATACGAGCGACGCGACCGGTGACGACCTGCCACAGGCCGTCGTCGATGCCCAACTCGAGTTAGAGGACAGTTCCTCGCGTACCATCTCTTCGTCCAAGAGCTTCGTCTTCGGTGCGGGAATCGTCGACGAGGAGAGCACCCAGGCGACCGGCGAGAGCTTCGCGATCATCTCTCCGGTGGCGCTCCTGTTGATTCTGGGCGTACTCGGGGTCGCCTATCGGGATCTCTTCGACGTCGCGCTCGGACTCGTCGGCGTCGCGCTCGTGCTCGCGTGGATGGCCGGGTTCATGGGATGGGCCGGAATCGGGGTGACGCAGATCCTGATCGCCGTCCCGTTCCTGCTGATCGGATTGAGCATCGACTACGCGTTACACGTGGTGATGCGGTACCGCGAGGCCCAACTCGACGATCCCGACGCGACGCCCGGGGAAGCGATGCGCCGCGGGCTCGCCGGGGTCGTCGTCGCTATCGGCGCGGCCACGTTTACGACCTCCGTCGGGTTCCTCTCGAACGCGGTCAGCCCGCTCGAGTCGATTCGTGAGTTCGGGATCGTCAGCGGGGTCGGAATCGTCGCGGCGTTTCTCGTCTTCGGACTGTTGCTTCCGGCGCTGAAGCTCGAACTCGACGGGCTGCTCGGTCGGATCGGATTGTCGCGTCGGAAGGCCGCGTTCGGACGCGCCGGCGCGGCCGGGAACGTCCTCAGCGTCGGCGCGGACGTCGCCCGTCGAGCCCCGTACGTCGTGATCGCGATCGCCGTCGTCCTGAGCGTCGCGGGCGGTGCGGCCGCGACGGATATCGAGACGTCCGTGGACCAGACGGACTTCCTCCCGCGGGACTCGCCGGCCTGGATGGATTCGCTTCCGGAATCGTTTCAGCCGAGCGACTACGACCTCCGGGAGAACGCCGAGTACATAAACACGAATTTCGCCCAGTCCCGCGACCGGTCGGAGGCCGAATTCCTGATAGAGGGGCCGGTCACCGACCCGGACACGCTCGAGCGGATCGCGGCCGGCACGGAACGGGCGGCGAACACGTCGTCCGCGGTGGTGTTGGCCGACGGCGGGCTTCAGGTGACGGGCCCGCTGGAGACCATCGAGTCGGTCGCCGAGACCAACGAGACGGTCGCCGCGATGGTCGCCGAGGCCGATACGGACGACGACGGGGTTCCCGACGAGAACCTGGCCGCGATTTACGACGCCGTGTACGACGCGGCGCCGGAGCGGGCCGCCGCCACGATTCACCGCGAAGACGGCGAGTATCGGTCGCTTCGACTCTCGGTGGGACTCTCCGGCGGGGCGGACACCGGAACGATAACCGACGAGATGCGCACCGTGGCGACGACGATCGAAGGCGAGACCGACCTGACGGTAACCGCGACCGGTCGCCCGATCATCGAGGAACTCGTCCAGCAGGGGCTGCTCACGACCCTCGTCGACGGATTCCTCATCACCTTCGGGGTCATCATCGTCTTCCTGACGCTGATCTTCTGGCTCCGATATCGCACGGTGACGCTCGGGGCTGTCGTACTGGCCCCCGTCTTGCTCGCGCAAGCGTGGTTGTTCGGGACGATGTATCTCGCGGGGATTGCGTTCACCCCCGAGACGGCCATCATCGCGGCGATCGGAATCGGGATCGGCGTCGATTACGCCATTCACATCGGCGAGCGGTTCCTCGAGGAGTATCACGGCCGGGGGGACAGCATCACCGCGCTTCGACGGACCGTCCGCGGAACGGGCGGTGCGTTGCTCGCGAGTGCTGTCACGACGGCGGCGGGCTTCGGTGTCCTCGTCCTCGCCCTCGTGCCGTCGCTACAGCGGTTCGGATTCGTCACGAGCGTCGCCATCGGATACGCCTTCCTCGCGAGCATCCTCGTCCTGCCGAGTTTGCTCGCGGTCTGGATCCGTCTCACCGGCTACGACGGACGCGCCGGCGCTGGCGCCTGA
- a CDS encoding TrmB family transcriptional regulator yields the protein MSTQDAVAALKRLGLPTYQARIFVALQQLGAGTAQEISEVSDVPRSQVYGAADDLVERGLVEVTESSPKQYRPVSLAAAREQLTDRLERERERAFDNLAELRTTPSERGDDGAVSTLRGSQPIDERIADLIQSADSSVVFVAPAGNSLSGRIETALRSQAARGAFVTVVTAEESERERFDDSPITVIVMGEDNPADFAGRALMVDDRTVLLSVQTDDETVDEEAMWTAGSSIGRILAQFMQSGIESGRERTPD from the coding sequence ATGAGCACACAAGATGCAGTCGCGGCGTTGAAGCGGCTCGGTTTGCCGACCTATCAAGCGCGTATCTTCGTCGCCCTCCAGCAGTTGGGTGCCGGAACCGCCCAGGAGATCAGCGAGGTCTCCGACGTCCCCCGATCGCAAGTGTACGGTGCGGCCGACGATCTCGTCGAGCGCGGACTCGTCGAGGTGACCGAATCGTCGCCGAAGCAGTATCGTCCCGTGAGCCTCGCGGCGGCCCGCGAGCAGTTGACCGACCGCCTCGAGCGAGAACGGGAGCGAGCGTTCGACAACCTGGCCGAGTTGCGGACGACGCCGTCGGAACGCGGAGACGACGGGGCCGTCTCGACACTTCGCGGCAGCCAACCCATCGACGAACGGATCGCGGACTTGATTCAGTCGGCCGACTCGAGCGTCGTCTTCGTCGCACCGGCGGGCAATTCTCTGTCGGGACGGATCGAAACGGCGCTTCGGAGCCAGGCTGCACGCGGCGCGTTCGTGACCGTCGTCACGGCCGAGGAATCGGAGCGCGAACGGTTCGATGACAGTCCTATCACCGTGATCGTGATGGGGGAGGACAACCCGGCCGATTTCGCGGGGCGGGCGCTCATGGTCGACGACAGGACGGTCCTGCTGTCGGTTCAAACTGACGACGAGACCGTCGACGAGGAGGCCATGTGGACCGCCGGCAGTAGCATCGGCCGCATTCTGGCGCAATTCATGCAGTCCGGAATCGAATCGGGTCGCGAACGAACCCCGGACTAG